One window of the Hemitrygon akajei unplaced genomic scaffold, sHemAka1.3 Scf000038, whole genome shotgun sequence genome contains the following:
- the LOC140720195 gene encoding uncharacterized protein, with protein SSDLHVHQRVHTDKMSFTCADCGKGFTRSSSLLTHQRVHTGEKPFTCSDCGKGFTQSSELKIHQRTHTGERPFTCSDCGKGFIRSSQLKVHQRIHTGERPFTCSVCGKGFTQSSVLKEHQQIHTGERPFTCSDCGKGFTHSSVLKVHQRIHTGERPFTCSDCGKKFTDSSRLQSHRRVHTGERPFTCSDCGKAFTRSSQVMVHQRIHTGERPFSCYECGKRFIHLSDLQVHQRAHTGERPFTCSDCGRSFTRSVELKTHQRIHNGERPFTCSDCGKGFIRSYQLKVHQRVHTGERPFPCSDCGRGFTQSSQLMIHQRIHTGERPYTCSECGKRFSQSSDLQTHYQVHTGETV; from the coding sequence TCATCTGACCTGcatgtacaccagcgagttcacactgataagatgtcaTTCACCTGcgctgattgtgggaagggattcactcggtcatccagcctactgacacaccagcgagttcatactggtgagaagccgttcacctgctcagactgtgggaagggattcactcagtcatctgaactgaagatacatcagcgaactcacactggggagagaccgttcacctgttcagactgtgggaaagggtttattcggtcatctcagctgaaagtacatcagcgaattcacactggggagaggccgttcacctgctcagtctgtgggaaaggattcactcagtcatctgtactgaaggagcatcagcaaattcatactggggagagaccgttcacctgctcagactgtggaaaaggattcactcattcatctgtactgaaggtacatcagcgaattcacactggggagagaccattcacatgctcagactgtgggaagaaattcactgactcatccaggcTACAGTCCCATcggcgagttcatactggagagaggccgttcacctgttcagactgtgggaaggcatttactcggtcatctcaagtgatggtacatcagcgaattcacactggagagaggccattttcctgctatgaatgtgggaagagatttattCATTTATCTGACCTACAGGTGCACCAGCGAgcccacactggagagaggccattcacctgctcagactgtgggaggtcCTTTACTCGGTCAGTTGAACTGAagacacatcagcgaattcacaatggggagaggccgttcacttgctcagactgtgggaaagggtttattcggtcatatcaactgaaggtgcatcaacgagttcacactggggagagaccgttcccctgctcagactgtggaaggggatttacacagtcatctcaactgatgatacatcagcgtattcacactggggagaggccgtacacctgctctgaatgtggaaagagattcagtcagtcatccgacttacagacacactaccaagttcacactggggaaactgTTTAA